In the genome of Chryseobacterium arthrosphaerae, one region contains:
- a CDS encoding alpha/beta hydrolase family protein, with amino-acid sequence MQNTSFAFLAISFLIIGCTTQNPHSQGKDYDVKLDTLTMFDQSRNRKIPVAFYTPNVKKPIPNQQVIIFNHGYGFNKGGDYFVYSYLTEKLASKGYFTVSIQHEQTTDQPLPTEGHLQTVRRPFWQLGSDNILYVLNELKKIKPDLDYKHLSLIGHSNGGDMAALFCNQHPNLVYKIITMDNRRMFLPRTSVPKIYTLRSNDYPADEGVLPNDEEQKKYHMTVQPTLINHSHMDNKGDEKEQEMLNNFILRYLNEG; translated from the coding sequence ATGCAAAACACTTCATTTGCCTTCCTTGCCATTTCTTTTTTGATCATTGGCTGTACAACTCAGAACCCACACAGCCAGGGCAAAGATTATGACGTAAAACTCGATACGCTCACGATGTTTGATCAAAGCAGAAACCGGAAAATCCCTGTAGCCTTTTATACGCCTAACGTCAAAAAGCCAATTCCAAACCAGCAGGTGATTATCTTCAATCACGGATACGGTTTTAATAAAGGCGGAGATTATTTTGTGTATTCTTACCTCACTGAAAAACTTGCCTCAAAAGGATATTTCACGGTAAGCATCCAGCATGAGCAAACAACTGACCAGCCCTTACCTACTGAAGGTCATTTGCAGACGGTGAGAAGACCTTTCTGGCAGCTGGGCTCGGATAACATTCTGTATGTTTTGAATGAGCTGAAAAAAATAAAACCGGATCTTGATTATAAACACCTCTCCCTTATCGGGCATTCCAATGGCGGTGATATGGCTGCCCTGTTCTGCAACCAGCATCCTAACCTGGTTTATAAAATCATTACAATGGATAACCGGAGAATGTTTCTGCCCAGAACTTCCGTTCCTAAGATTTATACGCTCCGTTCCAATGATTATCCGGCTGATGAAGGCGTATTACCCAATGATGAAGAGCAGAAGAAATACCATATGACTGTACAGCCTACCCTGATTAATCATAGCCATATGGATAATAAAGGAGATGAAAAGGAACAAGAAATGTTGAATAATTTTATTCTGAGATACCTGAATGAAGGATAA